In Phaeobacter gallaeciensis DSM 26640, one genomic interval encodes:
- a CDS encoding Mu transposase C-terminal domain-containing protein: MTLRENEASDDAWAKATRIARELDRILDGQEPMRTAVARAASELRLSTRQVYNHLRRYRTERRVSSLLPRTGGARRARISPAVEKIIAATLRELWLRPEQPDLAPIVDEIRTRCVSEGLDPPAYVTVSKRIPRLFTPEEIARRRHSGGKSLRRLKPRPGYIRAKHALDVVQIDHTPADIQFVEVIDGQGIYAGRPYLTIAADVATSAIIGFCLTLEQPSRLSVALCLAQAMCRKEDWLAARDINHSWPMFGRPKKVVVDSAMEFRSTSFIRGCAEYGIAIQSRNKGTVHRGGVVERLLGKVNTVLRSLPGKTGRSIADRGEYLSEDRARLNFADLERCIALAIIDHNLSQNERKLTVPTNEWERKCRQPDGREDNPFDVLLSFLPNKTRRISPQGVSLFANDYFDPWLGPLVARRDRLGALDVRYDPRDMSHIYIKDPDTGAWRPVERRDGLLEAVTLWQHRAERSRARETGRRPIEEKTAIRREIAATVDASATKKQRLKEIARARHATNAPKPYQSLTSSPTPIRETPDPERPRRVFPVEDW, translated from the coding sequence ATGACGTTGCGCGAAAATGAAGCGTCCGACGACGCTTGGGCCAAAGCAACGCGTATCGCGCGAGAGCTGGATCGCATTCTGGACGGGCAAGAGCCAATGCGCACCGCAGTTGCTCGGGCCGCATCCGAGTTGCGTCTCTCGACGCGCCAAGTCTACAACCACCTGCGCCGATACCGCACCGAGCGCCGGGTTTCTTCGTTGCTGCCAAGAACAGGTGGGGCGAGGCGCGCAAGGATCAGCCCGGCTGTTGAAAAGATCATTGCGGCAACGCTTCGGGAGCTTTGGCTTCGGCCCGAGCAACCGGACCTTGCGCCGATTGTCGATGAAATCCGCACCCGTTGTGTCAGCGAGGGTCTTGATCCGCCCGCCTATGTCACCGTTTCCAAACGTATCCCACGGCTGTTCACGCCTGAGGAGATTGCACGACGGCGACATTCAGGAGGGAAAAGCCTGCGACGTCTGAAACCCCGCCCAGGCTATATCCGAGCCAAGCACGCACTCGATGTCGTTCAGATAGACCATACCCCCGCCGACATCCAGTTTGTGGAAGTCATCGATGGTCAGGGCATTTATGCTGGACGCCCCTATCTCACTATCGCAGCCGATGTTGCAACAAGCGCGATTATCGGCTTCTGCCTGACCCTTGAGCAGCCTTCACGCCTGTCGGTCGCCCTCTGTCTGGCGCAGGCGATGTGCCGCAAGGAGGACTGGCTGGCAGCGCGCGACATCAATCATTCCTGGCCGATGTTTGGCCGCCCGAAGAAGGTCGTCGTGGATTCCGCCATGGAATTCAGAAGCACCAGTTTCATCCGGGGTTGTGCCGAGTACGGGATTGCAATTCAAAGCCGGAACAAGGGGACCGTCCATCGTGGCGGGGTTGTCGAACGGCTTCTAGGCAAGGTGAATACGGTGCTGCGCTCCCTGCCTGGCAAGACCGGGCGTTCCATCGCGGATCGGGGTGAGTATCTGTCCGAAGACCGTGCGAGGCTCAACTTTGCAGACCTCGAACGCTGTATCGCGCTGGCGATTATCGATCACAATCTTAGCCAGAATGAACGCAAGCTGACAGTCCCGACCAATGAATGGGAACGAAAATGCCGTCAGCCGGACGGCCGGGAAGACAACCCTTTCGATGTTCTGCTCAGCTTTCTCCCGAACAAGACACGCAGGATTTCACCTCAGGGTGTCAGCCTGTTTGCCAACGACTATTTCGATCCATGGTTGGGCCCGTTGGTCGCCCGCCGTGATCGATTGGGTGCTCTCGATGTTCGTTATGATCCTCGGGACATGAGTCACATCTACATCAAGGATCCCGATACAGGAGCCTGGCGCCCTGTGGAGCGGCGGGATGGACTGCTTGAGGCGGTCACCCTCTGGCAGCACAGGGCCGAGAGAAGCCGAGCGCGCGAAACCGGCCGACGCCCGATCGAGGAGAAGACCGCGATCCGCCGCGAAATCGCGGCGACCGTGGATGCCTCAGCAACGAAGAAGCAAAGGCTGAAGGAAATCGCACGGGCCAGGCATGCGACTAATGCGCCGAAACCCTACCAGAGCCTCACTTCTTCCCCGACACCAATCCGCGAAACACCTGACCCTGAGCGCCCGCGCCGCGTCTTTCCGGTTGAGGATTGGTGA